In one window of Rhodopseudomonas palustris HaA2 DNA:
- a CDS encoding glycosyltransferase family 4 protein — protein MKVMLAIFKLDRLGGKERDCMAIARHLAARGHDVTVLTTSADVAAIDDLRIESLRARGLANHVLLRNFARDVIDRRQRERPDALLSFERIPDADYHYVADGAAILRAWQLLAWPPRRRAKLALERAVFAAPAATRLFFLTERQRDEYIIAYDFEPARASVLPMVLHDDRYAAARKLGASRWRSELGIPGDALMAVSVAVDPKLKGVDRSLAALASYPKLHLVVAGSDSPWLHRGVVRRDLERRVHIVPYVAEVMELIAAADFMLHPARSEAAGQVIGEALLAGVPVLASAACGYAGEIERSGAGLVLPEPFQQEALVAGIAAMIDALPAMRKQAAARAKSLQQQRGAWLLAIAERIEQRDV, from the coding sequence ATGAAGGTCATGCTGGCGATCTTCAAACTCGACAGACTGGGCGGCAAGGAACGCGATTGCATGGCGATCGCGCGGCACCTTGCGGCGCGTGGTCACGACGTCACCGTGCTGACGACGTCGGCCGACGTCGCGGCCATCGACGATCTGCGGATCGAGAGCCTGCGCGCCCGCGGGCTCGCCAATCACGTGCTGCTGCGCAATTTTGCGCGCGACGTGATCGACCGCAGGCAGCGCGAGCGGCCCGATGCGCTGCTGTCGTTCGAGCGAATCCCCGACGCCGATTATCACTACGTCGCCGACGGCGCCGCGATCCTGCGCGCCTGGCAGCTGCTGGCGTGGCCGCCGCGCCGCCGCGCCAAGCTGGCGCTGGAGCGCGCGGTGTTCGCGGCGCCGGCCGCGACCCGGTTGTTCTTCCTCACCGAGCGCCAGCGCGACGAATACATCATCGCCTATGATTTCGAGCCGGCCCGCGCCAGCGTGCTGCCGATGGTGCTGCACGACGACCGCTACGCCGCCGCGCGCAAGCTCGGCGCCTCCCGCTGGCGCAGCGAGCTCGGCATTCCCGGCGACGCGCTGATGGCGGTGTCGGTCGCGGTCGATCCGAAGCTCAAGGGCGTCGATCGTAGCCTCGCCGCGCTGGCGTCCTATCCGAAGCTTCACCTCGTCGTCGCCGGTTCGGATTCGCCGTGGCTGCATCGCGGCGTGGTGCGGCGCGATCTCGAGCGGCGCGTGCACATCGTGCCTTACGTCGCCGAGGTGATGGAGCTGATCGCGGCGGCCGATTTCATGCTGCACCCCGCGCGCTCCGAAGCGGCCGGGCAAGTGATCGGCGAGGCGCTGCTCGCCGGCGTGCCGGTGCTCGCCTCGGCCGCCTGCGGCTATGCCGGCGAGATCGAGCGCAGCGGCGCCGGCCTGGTGCTGCCGGAGCCGTTCCAGCAGGAGGCGCTGGTCGCCGGCATCGCCGCGATGATCGACGCACTGCCGGCGATGCGCAAGCAAGCGGCGGCGCGCGCGAAGAGCCTGCAGCAGCAGCGCGGCGCGTGGCTGTTGGCGATCGCCGAACGGATCGAACAGCGCGACGTCTGA